One genomic window of Actinomycetota bacterium includes the following:
- a CDS encoding dUTP diphosphatase — AEGLSVVNAPGVVDSGYRGEVKVVLVNLDPGRTIQVRRGDRIAQLLVVPVVRPEVVEADELPESGRGDSGFGSTGS; from the coding sequence CCGCGGAGGGGCTGTCGGTCGTGAACGCCCCAGGAGTCGTGGATTCGGGCTACCGCGGCGAGGTCAAGGTCGTGCTGGTCAACCTCGACCCGGGCCGCACCATCCAGGTCCGGCGGGGCGACCGGATCGCCCAGCTGCTGGTCGTCCCTGTCGTGCGGCCGGAGGTGGTCGAAGCCGACGAGCTGCCGGAATCCGGCCGCGGCGACTCCGGGTTCGGGTCCACGGGATCGTGA
- a CDS encoding DUF3151 family protein has protein sequence MEIDIVLDAEPPEATEALERAVTAHPATRDGLLRETVTKWPGCLEAWALLGSDSYDRGDYVSSYAFCRVGYHRGLDRMRQSGWRGTQTLSWDHAENRGFLSSLHGLMRSAAAIGEGVEARRCRDFLLQLDPRDHFGVEAIKPAQLSRRLEEGSVL, from the coding sequence GTGGAGATCGACATCGTCCTGGACGCCGAGCCGCCGGAGGCCACGGAAGCGCTCGAGCGCGCCGTGACCGCCCACCCGGCGACCCGCGACGGGCTGCTGAGGGAGACGGTGACCAAGTGGCCCGGGTGCCTGGAGGCGTGGGCGCTTCTCGGCTCGGACTCCTACGACCGCGGCGACTACGTGTCGTCGTACGCCTTCTGCCGCGTCGGTTACCACCGTGGGCTGGACCGCATGCGCCAGTCGGGGTGGCGTGGCACCCAGACCCTGTCCTGGGACCATGCCGAGAATCGCGGCTTTCTGTCCTCACTTCACGGGCTGATGCGCTCCGCGGCGGCCATCGGCGAGGGGGTCGAGGCACGAAGGTGCCGGGACTTCCTCCTCCAGCTGGACCCTCGGGATCACTTCGGCGTGGAGGCTATCAAGCCCGCTCAGCTCAGCCGCCGGCTGGAGGAAGGGAGCGTGCTATGA
- a CDS encoding FKBP-type peptidyl-prolyl cis-trans isomerase, with translation MKRPLTAAAVVVALALIPAGCGNERPESARSVTTSGPTAPAAKPACSMATPAPVAPDPALDLSTEPVIPKPEGDPPCALIVEDLKEGTGPAATPQSIVNVHYVGVSWSTGKQFDASWDRGQPIEFPLNRVIKGWTAGMTGMKAGGRRRLVIPPELGYGPEGQPPDIAPNETLVFVVDLLGVTDQPTQPAMPPAPVTPAPGTPAPTATLGATPATGHGDGH, from the coding sequence ATGAAGCGACCGCTGACGGCCGCGGCGGTTGTCGTGGCGCTCGCCCTGATCCCAGCGGGTTGCGGCAACGAAAGGCCCGAGTCGGCCCGGAGCGTCACCACGTCCGGTCCCACCGCCCCGGCGGCCAAGCCGGCGTGCTCGATGGCCACTCCCGCCCCGGTTGCCCCCGATCCAGCACTCGACCTGTCCACGGAGCCGGTCATACCGAAGCCGGAGGGCGACCCACCCTGCGCTTTGATCGTGGAGGACCTGAAGGAGGGGACGGGCCCCGCGGCGACCCCCCAGTCGATCGTGAACGTCCACTACGTCGGCGTCTCCTGGTCCACCGGCAAGCAGTTCGACGCTTCGTGGGACCGCGGACAGCCGATCGAGTTCCCGCTCAACCGGGTTATCAAGGGCTGGACCGCCGGGATGACCGGGATGAAGGCCGGGGGCCGCAGGCGGCTGGTGATCCCTCCGGAACTGGGCTATGGGCCCGAGGGGCAGCCGCCGGACATCGCCCCCAACGAGACGCTGGTATTTGTCGTGGACCTGCTCGGCGTGACCGACCAGCCGACGCAGCCGGCAATGCCTCCGGCGCCGGTCACCCCTGCGCCCGGGACCCCGGCCCCAACCGCGACGCTTGGCGCGACTCCCGCCACCGGGCACGGAGACGGCCATTGA
- a CDS encoding LLM class F420-dependent oxidoreductase, with product MKVGIAFSNIMEFGTPAGARALGEAADESGIDSLWTVEHVVVPKDYASRYPYSRSGRMPGPEESPIPDPLVWISYVAAVTTRVRLATGILILPQRSPVILAKECASIDVLSQGRFVLGVGIGWLREEFEAIGVPFEERAARTDEAIQALRALWSDDESFNGDHYRFSSARSYPKPTRGRIPIVVGGHSPAAARRAGRLGDGFFPSAPDRSQLPGLFDECRRAAAEAGRNTGEIELIGSGGHSVQEAKRLADAGATTIVVAPPAFTAADIPAALGRLGEEFVSKIASL from the coding sequence ATGAAGGTCGGAATCGCGTTCAGCAACATCATGGAGTTCGGCACGCCCGCGGGAGCCCGCGCCCTGGGTGAGGCGGCGGACGAGTCCGGCATCGACTCGCTGTGGACCGTGGAGCACGTCGTCGTGCCGAAGGACTACGCCAGCCGTTACCCGTACTCAAGGTCGGGCCGCATGCCCGGTCCGGAGGAGTCGCCCATCCCGGACCCTCTGGTCTGGATCTCGTACGTGGCCGCCGTGACCACCAGGGTCCGGCTGGCCACCGGCATCCTCATCCTGCCGCAGAGGTCGCCGGTCATCCTGGCCAAGGAGTGCGCGTCCATAGACGTCCTGTCGCAGGGCCGGTTCGTCCTCGGCGTGGGCATCGGCTGGCTGCGGGAGGAGTTCGAGGCCATCGGCGTGCCGTTCGAGGAGAGAGCCGCGCGCACGGACGAGGCGATTCAGGCCCTCAGGGCGCTGTGGTCCGACGACGAGTCCTTCAACGGCGACCATTACAGGTTCTCCAGCGCGCGCAGCTACCCCAAGCCCACGCGGGGCCGCATCCCGATCGTCGTCGGCGGCCACTCCCCCGCCGCCGCCCGGCGCGCCGGGCGGCTTGGCGACGGGTTCTTCCCCTCAGCGCCGGATCGCTCGCAGCTGCCCGGGCTGTTCGACGAATGCCGGCGCGCCGCCGCGGAAGCCGGACGCAATACCGGCGAGATCGAGCTCATCGGTTCGGGCGGCCACTCGGTCCAAGAGGCCAAACGGCTGGCCGACGCGGGAGCCACTACCATCGTCGTCGCTCCACCGGCATTCACGGCCGCAGACATCCCGGCCGCCCTCGGGCGGCTCGGGGAGGAGTTCGTCTCGAAGATCGCGTCCCTTTAG
- a CDS encoding acyl-CoA dehydrogenase family protein gives MDPRDTAEEARFRAEVRAWVQGAVPRFRDAYAATRDSEQRLRISADWQAELFEAGFGAIGWPAEYGGREGTPVQRFIVAQELGAAGAPWHLNMSVTLGWCAPAVLDYGTPAQKEKHLRRMLSGQEVWCQLFSEPNAGSDLASITTTAVRSDDEYVVNGQKIWSSGAHWSSFGILVVRTDPSAPRYKNLSFFICDMSNAGVEIRPITQITGERDFCEVFFSDARLAESDRVAEEGMGWTVTVHTLLNERIGLSGGGGMHRLVSQAWEGYLRSVKQTGPDGRAPLDDPRVRQRLADVYVRSVANRWTAMRALDAVFKGQMPGPEASVLKLTSDAWFQQVQEAAGEVLGPAALVTDGPGARDGGAWARGLLQSRAMTIGGGTTEVQKNIVGERVLGLPRDPRPAVP, from the coding sequence ATGGACCCCAGAGACACTGCCGAGGAAGCGCGGTTCCGGGCCGAGGTCCGTGCGTGGGTGCAGGGTGCGGTCCCGCGGTTCCGAGACGCGTACGCCGCTACCCGCGACTCGGAGCAGCGGCTGCGGATTTCGGCGGACTGGCAGGCGGAGCTGTTCGAGGCTGGGTTCGGCGCGATCGGGTGGCCGGCGGAGTATGGGGGCCGCGAGGGGACGCCCGTACAGAGGTTCATCGTGGCTCAGGAGCTCGGCGCAGCCGGCGCCCCGTGGCACCTCAACATGTCGGTGACCCTCGGATGGTGCGCGCCGGCGGTGCTGGACTACGGGACTCCGGCCCAGAAGGAAAAGCACCTGCGGCGGATGCTCAGCGGCCAGGAGGTCTGGTGCCAGCTGTTCAGCGAGCCAAACGCCGGGTCTGATCTCGCATCCATCACAACCACGGCCGTGCGCTCCGACGACGAGTACGTCGTGAACGGGCAGAAGATCTGGTCGTCGGGCGCGCACTGGTCGAGCTTTGGGATCCTCGTCGTCAGGACCGACCCCTCCGCGCCCCGATACAAGAACCTGTCGTTTTTCATCTGCGACATGTCCAATGCAGGGGTCGAGATCCGCCCGATCACACAGATCACAGGTGAGCGCGACTTCTGCGAGGTCTTCTTCAGCGACGCGCGACTTGCGGAGTCCGATCGTGTCGCCGAGGAGGGCATGGGCTGGACGGTAACCGTCCACACGCTGCTCAACGAGCGCATCGGCTTGTCCGGTGGAGGGGGGATGCACCGGCTGGTCTCCCAGGCCTGGGAAGGCTACCTGCGCAGCGTGAAGCAGACCGGTCCCGACGGCAGGGCGCCGTTGGACGACCCCCGCGTTCGTCAGAGACTGGCCGACGTGTACGTTCGCTCCGTCGCCAACCGCTGGACCGCGATGCGCGCCCTGGACGCCGTCTTCAAGGGCCAGATGCCGGGACCGGAGGCCTCGGTCCTGAAGCTCACGAGCGACGCCTGGTTCCAGCAGGTCCAGGAAGCGGCGGGGGAGGTCCTCGGTCCGGCGGCCCTGGTGACGGATGGACCGGGGGCCCGCGACGGGGGGGCCTGGGCCCGGGGGCTTCTGCAGTCCCGGGCCATGACCATCGGCGGGGGGACCACCGAGGTCCAGAAGAACATCGTGGGGGAGAGGGTCCTGGGGCTGCCCCGGGACCCCCGTCCGGCCGTCCCCTGA
- a CDS encoding CAP domain-containing protein: protein MTRKNQTPAGTATEVLARRCARAIAALVAAAVVTTAAPALAQTGATATVQTGAEQTITRMVNEHRAGAGLPALSTHSGLLGQARKQAVRMLEAGRIYHNPNLESDTAAAVSNWRTLGENVGVGTDAAAIQNAFIRSAPHRANIENGSFNLVGIGVVSTDDGRLYVTQMFVGASVSAAATSTTKPAAGTATAAPARKAATAAPASARPAATTTARRPQAQPVASSPAAVKAAAAATKVSQEAAEQKAAFASLTETLGDNGPRINTTAPSTQVRATRSTSPSTFSRLVSALRFW from the coding sequence ATGACCCGCAAGAACCAGACTCCCGCAGGAACCGCGACAGAGGTTCTCGCCCGCCGCTGCGCCCGCGCCATCGCCGCCCTGGTGGCGGCCGCGGTCGTCACCACCGCCGCCCCCGCCCTGGCCCAGACCGGAGCCACCGCCACCGTCCAGACGGGCGCCGAGCAGACGATCACCCGGATGGTCAACGAGCACCGCGCAGGCGCCGGGCTCCCCGCGCTGTCCACCCACTCCGGACTGCTGGGCCAGGCCCGCAAGCAGGCGGTCCGGATGCTGGAAGCCGGCCGCATCTACCACAACCCGAACCTCGAGTCCGACACCGCCGCCGCCGTCTCCAACTGGAGGACCCTCGGCGAGAACGTCGGAGTCGGCACCGACGCAGCCGCCATCCAGAACGCCTTCATCCGCTCCGCCCCCCACCGCGCCAACATCGAGAACGGCAGCTTCAACCTCGTCGGCATCGGTGTCGTCTCCACCGACGACGGCCGGCTGTACGTCACGCAGATGTTCGTCGGCGCCAGCGTCTCGGCCGCCGCGACCTCGACCACCAAGCCCGCCGCCGGCACCGCGACTGCCGCCCCGGCCCGCAAGGCCGCCACGGCCGCCCCGGCCAGCGCCCGCCCCGCCGCCACCACCACCGCCCGCCGCCCGCAGGCTCAGCCCGTCGCCTCCTCTCCCGCCGCCGTCAAGGCCGCCGCCGCCGCCACCAAGGTCAGCCAGGAGGCAGCCGAGCAGAAGGCTGCATTCGCCTCGCTGACCGAGACGCTGGGCGACAACGGCCCCCGTATCAACACCACCGCCCCGAGCACCCAGGTCCGCGCCACCCGCTCCACCAGCCCCAGCACCTTCTCCCGCCTGGTCTCCGCGCTGAGGTTCTGGTAG